A single Ignavibacteriales bacterium DNA region contains:
- a CDS encoding M15 family metallopeptidase, whose translation MLFFWFTAFLFVSVPQTNPRNPHNLPVVNSVKEYLDLVKKDSSRALVDLEKFIPGIVLDVRYATTDNITKKVLYRQPRAFLLKPAAVQLKKVREELAKEGLGIKIFDGYRPYAVTLLLWDAIKDDRYAAPPEKGSRHNRGCAVDLTLIDLKTGKELEMPTPYDDFSEKAHLNYMKLPAHVIENRGKLITLMKKHGFETITSEWWHYDLKGWGVYPLLDLSFEELDTVHK comes from the coding sequence CTGCTTTTCTTCTGGTTTACCGCATTCCTTTTTGTTTCTGTTCCCCAGACCAATCCCCGGAATCCCCATAATCTTCCGGTAGTCAATTCCGTGAAGGAATATCTTGACCTTGTAAAAAAGGATTCCTCACGCGCACTGGTTGACCTCGAAAAATTTATTCCAGGGATTGTTCTTGATGTCCGCTATGCCACCACTGATAATATCACCAAAAAAGTCCTTTACCGCCAGCCGAGAGCGTTTCTTCTGAAACCTGCTGCCGTGCAATTGAAAAAGGTGCGGGAAGAACTTGCTAAAGAAGGGCTGGGGATAAAAATTTTTGACGGATACCGCCCCTATGCGGTGACCCTGCTGCTGTGGGATGCCATCAAAGATGACCGCTACGCTGCTCCCCCTGAAAAGGGTTCGCGCCACAACCGCGGCTGTGCGGTTGATCTAACTCTTATAGACCTTAAGACCGGCAAAGAACTTGAGATGCCAACTCCTTATGATGATTTTTCCGAAAAGGCGCATCTGAACTATATGAAACTTCCGGCTCATGTAATTGAAAACCGCGGGAAACTGATCACTCTTATGAAAAAACACGGTTTTGAAACCATAACCTCCGAATGGTGGCACTATGACCTGAAGGGGTGGGGCGTCTATCCGCTGCTTGATCTTTCCTTTGAAGAACTTGATACTGTTCACAAATAA
- a CDS encoding phytoene/squalene synthase family protein: MDLYHNTAFSISKIITNKYSTSFSMGIMAFAPKYRDPIYGIYAYVRFADEIVDTFHDFNKKELLQRFRKDTFQAIEDGISLNPVLHAFQKVVNEYQIDHKYIIAFLDSMEMDLSNSYYEQDGYNNYIYGSAEVVGLMCLKVFVDGDQQQFDALLEPARALGSAFQKVNFLRDIKSDIEERGRIYLPGVDSSEGIDEINKARLEKEVEEEFALALEGIKKLTPGVRMGVYSAYLYYIKLFEKIRSSHVSTLLKKRVRVSNVNKFALFLQSMIEVKVLKTT; the protein is encoded by the coding sequence ATGGACCTTTATCATAACACTGCTTTCAGCATAAGCAAAATCATAACCAATAAATACAGCACATCATTTTCGATGGGCATCATGGCGTTTGCTCCCAAATACCGTGACCCGATTTACGGCATCTACGCCTACGTCCGCTTTGCTGATGAAATTGTGGATACGTTCCATGACTTCAATAAAAAAGAACTGCTGCAGCGCTTCAGGAAGGATACCTTCCAGGCTATCGAAGACGGCATCTCCCTGAATCCGGTACTGCACGCTTTCCAGAAAGTGGTGAATGAGTACCAGATTGACCACAAATATATCATCGCGTTTCTGGACAGCATGGAAATGGACCTTTCCAACAGTTACTACGAGCAGGACGGTTACAATAATTATATATACGGTTCTGCCGAAGTGGTCGGACTCATGTGCCTGAAGGTGTTTGTTGACGGCGATCAGCAGCAGTTTGACGCGCTGCTTGAGCCTGCACGCGCCCTTGGCTCCGCGTTTCAGAAGGTGAACTTCCTGCGCGATATCAAGAGTGATATCGAGGAGCGGGGACGTATATATCTTCCGGGTGTGGACAGTTCCGAAGGCATTGATGAAATCAACAAAGCGCGTCTTGAGAAGGAAGTTGAAGAAGAGTTCGCTCTTGCCCTTGAGGGAATCAAAAAGCTGACCCCGGGCGTGAGAATGGGAGTTTACTCGGCATATCTCTATTATATCAAACTGTTTGAAAAGATCCGCAGCAGTCACGTAAGCACCCTCTTAAAGAAGCGTGTCCGCGTTTCCAATGTAAACAAGTTCGCTCTTTTCCTGCAGTCAATGATTGAAGTAAAAGTTCTCAAAACAACGTAA
- the crtI gene encoding phytoene desaturase, translating into MKFVIIGSGLGGLSLALRLSSKGHQVTILEKHSSPGGRLNRLQKDGFTFDVGPSFMSMTYEMDELFNSCGVNNPLTLTELDPIYNVYFEHREKPFRIFKDLKKLEEEFKGLEPNLAEKADKYLKRAGEFFHDTEGKVVKSNFNSIPGYLLSLTGVPLKHLPYLFRSMWKEVDETFDSEEVKVIFSLVAFFLGSTPFQTPAIYSLLNYTEMRHNGYWKVEGGMYSMVTELMKLLEQRNVKLVLNTEVAEVISADGKVTGVKDTNGNVWDADVYISNSDAASFRGQVLRREKWNEQKLDNMDWTLAPFTIYLGVKGKIDNLEHHNYFLGNNFKGYADTIFTSSISPQKPYYYVNVSSKSFPDCAPEGHENIFILCPVPDLRFKSDWSDREELAQNIIDDLSKRVGYDISSNIVTKTIYDPAEWGNMFNLYKGSGLGLAHGMMQVGAFRPRNKDEEFNNLYYVGASTTPGTGLPMVIISSKLVTERIEEDHGPLS; encoded by the coding sequence ATGAAGTTCGTAATTATAGGTTCAGGTTTAGGCGGTTTATCGTTAGCTTTGCGGCTCTCTTCAAAGGGGCATCAGGTTACCATTCTGGAGAAACACTCATCTCCGGGGGGCCGGCTTAACCGTCTTCAGAAAGATGGCTTTACCTTTGATGTGGGACCCTCCTTTATGAGCATGACCTATGAAATGGATGAGCTGTTTAACTCCTGCGGAGTGAATAATCCTCTGACATTGACCGAACTTGATCCTATCTATAATGTTTATTTTGAGCACCGGGAAAAACCCTTCCGCATCTTCAAAGACCTGAAGAAACTTGAAGAAGAGTTTAAGGGGCTTGAGCCTAATCTTGCTGAAAAAGCAGATAAGTATCTGAAACGTGCCGGTGAATTTTTCCATGATACCGAAGGGAAAGTGGTTAAATCAAATTTTAACAGCATCCCCGGCTATCTTCTTTCTCTTACCGGAGTGCCGCTTAAGCATCTGCCGTATCTCTTCCGTTCAATGTGGAAGGAAGTGGATGAAACTTTTGACTCTGAAGAAGTAAAGGTAATTTTTTCTCTCGTGGCTTTTTTCCTCGGCTCCACACCGTTTCAGACTCCAGCTATTTACTCTCTGCTTAACTACACGGAGATGCGGCACAACGGCTACTGGAAAGTGGAAGGTGGAATGTACAGCATGGTCACCGAACTGATGAAACTGCTTGAGCAGCGCAATGTAAAACTGGTGCTGAATACAGAAGTTGCAGAAGTCATTTCCGCTGACGGTAAAGTTACCGGAGTGAAAGACACGAACGGAAACGTGTGGGACGCGGATGTATATATATCCAACTCCGACGCGGCATCATTCCGCGGTCAGGTACTCAGGCGTGAAAAGTGGAATGAACAGAAGCTTGACAATATGGACTGGACTCTTGCTCCTTTCACCATTTATCTTGGTGTTAAAGGAAAGATTGACAATCTTGAGCATCACAACTATTTCCTCGGAAATAATTTTAAGGGATACGCGGATACCATATTCACTTCTTCGATCAGTCCGCAGAAACCCTACTACTATGTCAATGTATCATCAAAATCCTTCCCGGACTGCGCGCCAGAGGGACATGAAAATATCTTTATCCTCTGCCCGGTTCCTGATCTCCGCTTTAAAAGCGACTGGAGTGACCGTGAGGAATTAGCGCAGAATATCATTGATGATTTAAGCAAACGTGTCGGATATGATATCAGCAGCAATATCGTGACAAAAACAATTTACGATCCCGCGGAATGGGGAAACATGTTTAACCTGTATAAGGGCTCCGGACTTGGACTTGCTCACGGCATGATGCAGGTGGGTGCGTTCCGTCCGCGCAACAAAGATGAAGAATTTAATAATCTCTATTATGTTGGTGCCTCAACAACTCCGGGCACCGGGCTCCCGATGGTAATAATCAGCTCAAAATTAGTAACTGAAAGAATCGAGGAAGATCATGGACCTTTATCATAA
- a CDS encoding rhodanese-like domain-containing protein, with protein sequence MKKLHKYLFLFIIPMLFITACSEDSTTNPPAPTVNEAELLVQYIENDGDFINTLAPAMITADEVRTYQLTKPDKIHIIDIRPATNFAKGHIEGSVNKPLTEVLNYMKSITPANYEKIAFVCFSGQTAGYAVSLLRLAGYNNVFDLKFGMSAWNDSVENVWKPNVGNNYTNFVTDVTAKAAAGALPTLSTGKTTGKEILEARIAQLLSAADPFGDIKISWQTVTANLSNYYIINYWPQAHYDMGHLPGAIQYTPKVDLKLSTNLKTLPTNKTIALYCYTGQTSAQVVTYLKLLGYDAKSLLYGVSTMNYNLLTTNNLTTWKDSECKYYPVVK encoded by the coding sequence ATGAAAAAGCTCCATAAATACCTGTTCCTGTTCATCATCCCCATGCTGTTCATCACTGCATGCTCTGAAGACAGCACAACCAATCCGCCGGCACCAACAGTCAACGAAGCTGAACTGCTTGTTCAGTATATTGAAAATGACGGCGATTTTATCAACACACTTGCTCCGGCAATGATTACCGCTGATGAAGTACGTACCTATCAGCTCACCAAACCTGACAAGATTCATATCATTGATATCCGTCCTGCTACCAATTTTGCAAAAGGGCACATTGAGGGTTCAGTAAACAAACCTTTGACCGAAGTTCTGAATTATATGAAGAGCATCACTCCTGCCAATTATGAAAAGATTGCATTCGTATGCTTCTCAGGCCAGACCGCAGGTTACGCTGTATCACTGCTCCGCCTTGCAGGATATAACAATGTCTTTGATCTGAAATTCGGTATGTCAGCATGGAATGATTCTGTTGAAAACGTATGGAAACCAAACGTAGGCAATAACTACACCAACTTCGTAACCGATGTTACCGCCAAAGCAGCAGCAGGCGCACTCCCGACACTCAGCACCGGCAAAACCACTGGTAAAGAAATTCTTGAAGCACGCATTGCACAGCTTCTTTCAGCTGCAGATCCGTTCGGAGATATCAAGATTTCCTGGCAGACTGTTACCGCTAACCTGAGCAACTATTATATTATCAACTACTGGCCTCAGGCACATTATGATATGGGACATCTCCCCGGCGCTATCCAGTATACACCTAAAGTTGATCTGAAACTCTCAACCAACCTTAAAACACTTCCGACCAACAAAACGATCGCTCTCTACTGCTATACCGGCCAGACCAGCGCTCAGGTTGTTACCTATTTGAAACTCCTCGGATATGATGCAAAGTCACTTCTGTACGGTGTAAGCACCATGAATTATAATCTGCTTACTACCAATAATCTGACCACCTGGAAAGATTCGGAATGCAAATACTATCCGGTAGTTAAGTAA
- a CDS encoding GAF domain-containing sensor histidine kinase, with amino-acid sequence MIKPQIPENEEFRLQELYSLHLHESGYEEDYQNLVHLASAICGTPISLISLIDRNKQWFKAEIGLGQTDTPRDVSFCAHAINQKDIFEVYDATKDERFFDNPSVIGSPNIRFYAGVPIQSPNGYCLGTICVIDSVPRNLTDEQKFALRTLARQVENMFQLRNSVSKLDAQNKELLQKETKIKELLTEREQHISELSEQSQLKSKFLSILAHDIKSPLASVQGVLELISGGVLSPAETKELTGMIQQNINATSALLTNILQWAWAGISGESHSLEPVDMFAVASEAAAEAESAAYKKGNQIVTAVPSGLMVSGRKEWLLLILRNLLTNANKFTSKGRIFIYASSSGTEAEIRVKDTGIGMSGETAEKIMSGGAIRPGLGTERECGSGIGLMLTRDFIDKLGGRLAVSSKEGEGSVFSFTLKVVS; translated from the coding sequence ATGATAAAACCGCAAATACCAGAAAATGAAGAATTCCGGCTACAGGAACTCTACTCACTGCACCTGCACGAATCGGGCTATGAAGAGGATTACCAGAACCTGGTGCATCTTGCATCGGCTATTTGCGGCACACCTATTTCTCTGATTTCTCTGATTGACAGGAATAAGCAGTGGTTTAAGGCAGAAATAGGGCTGGGGCAGACTGATACACCCCGCGATGTCTCTTTTTGTGCGCATGCAATTAATCAAAAAGACATTTTTGAAGTTTACGATGCTACGAAAGACGAACGATTTTTCGATAATCCTTCCGTAATAGGTTCACCGAATATCAGGTTTTATGCCGGTGTTCCTATTCAGTCGCCAAACGGTTACTGTCTCGGAACTATCTGCGTAATTGATTCTGTGCCCCGCAATCTGACTGATGAACAGAAATTTGCGCTGCGCACCTTAGCCCGGCAGGTTGAAAATATGTTTCAGCTGAGGAACTCGGTCAGCAAGCTGGATGCGCAAAATAAAGAACTTCTGCAAAAAGAGACCAAAATTAAAGAGTTGCTTACTGAACGCGAACAGCATATCAGTGAACTTTCTGAGCAAAGTCAGCTTAAAAGTAAATTCCTTTCAATTCTTGCCCATGATATCAAATCCCCCCTCGCATCTGTTCAAGGAGTGCTGGAATTGATCAGCGGCGGGGTTCTTTCACCTGCTGAAACAAAGGAATTGACAGGTATGATTCAGCAAAACATTAATGCTACCTCCGCCCTGCTCACCAACATCCTGCAATGGGCCTGGGCTGGCATCAGCGGAGAGTCTCATTCACTCGAACCGGTTGATATGTTTGCGGTTGCTTCTGAAGCTGCCGCAGAAGCTGAAAGTGCCGCTTATAAGAAGGGCAACCAAATCGTAACCGCGGTGCCTTCAGGGTTGATGGTATCAGGGAGAAAAGAATGGCTGCTGCTTATTCTCAGGAATTTGCTTACTAACGCGAATAAGTTCACCTCTAAAGGCAGAATTTTTATTTATGCAAGTTCAAGCGGCACCGAAGCTGAAATACGAGTTAAGGATACCGGCATTGGTATGTCAGGCGAAACTGCTGAAAAAATAATGTCGGGCGGGGCTATCCGGCCAGGATTGGGAACAGAAAGGGAATGCGGTTCCGGAATTGGGCTGATGCTCACCCGGGATTTCATTGACAAATTAGGGGGGCGGCTCGCTGTTTCCAGTAAAGAGGGGGAAGGTTCCGTTTTTAGTTTTACATTGAAAGTTGTGTCCTAA
- a CDS encoding class I SAM-dependent methyltransferase, translating to MAKTEFFDIAARQGFYGLETGGLFGKKDNVRKYWEDISIKINIREFISRVLERKDKLRIADLGCGSGEGYELITHLPFETMSAEAGEFVLRPEDIELYLGVDISAAMIEAGRKNYEGKPQVEFMQADLSSDFSFLERGPFDIIFSTYSSPSHLSEAELSRLLSRIAETHSGEVIVILDLFARYSAEWPCYWGSGISGMNQYTMSWLYLPERKEPEKDEIYMVKFWGGDEIRSFCSDVARQAGRKSEVTVRDRSLLVGRHIDTGYYNHHPMPLRYQVNRLLDRDFCGDVNLLLAARFLNLSLRLLLKHIRVSGLMRRIGTPSSCIQRRCSAVMTRK from the coding sequence ATGGCTAAAACTGAATTTTTTGATATTGCGGCAAGGCAGGGGTTTTACGGACTTGAAACGGGAGGTCTGTTCGGTAAAAAAGATAATGTCCGCAAATACTGGGAGGATATATCCATCAAGATAAATATTCGGGAATTCATATCCCGCGTTCTCGAGAGAAAGGATAAACTCCGGATTGCTGACCTTGGATGCGGCAGCGGTGAGGGATATGAACTGATCACTCATCTGCCCTTTGAAACCATGTCTGCTGAGGCTGGTGAATTTGTACTCCGTCCGGAGGATATTGAACTCTACCTCGGTGTTGATATATCCGCGGCAATGATTGAAGCCGGCAGAAAAAATTATGAGGGGAAACCTCAGGTTGAATTCATGCAGGCAGACCTTTCCTCTGACTTCTCCTTTCTTGAACGAGGTCCCTTTGATATTATTTTTTCAACCTACTCTTCCCCCTCCCATCTTTCGGAAGCAGAACTCAGCCGGCTTTTGAGCAGGATAGCTGAAACCCACTCCGGGGAGGTGATTGTCATCCTTGATCTCTTTGCACGGTATTCAGCAGAATGGCCCTGTTACTGGGGAAGTGGTATATCCGGAATGAATCAGTACACCATGAGCTGGCTCTATCTTCCCGAACGGAAAGAACCGGAGAAGGATGAAATATATATGGTGAAATTCTGGGGCGGTGATGAAATACGATCTTTCTGCAGTGACGTGGCACGGCAGGCGGGAAGGAAGTCTGAGGTGACGGTGCGAGACAGATCTCTGCTTGTCGGGCGCCATATTGATACCGGTTACTATAATCACCATCCCATGCCGCTGCGGTATCAGGTGAACCGGCTTCTTGACCGGGACTTCTGCGGCGATGTGAATCTGCTGCTGGCTGCTCGTTTCTTGAACCTTTCGCTGAGGCTGCTCCTGAAGCATATAAGAGTATCCGGGCTTATGCGGAGGATTGGAACACCTTCATCCTGTATACAAAGGCGCTGCTCAGCCGTGATGACGCGGAAATAA
- a CDS encoding sodium/solute symporter (Members of the Solute:Sodium Symporter (SSS), TC 2.A.21 as described in tcdb.org, catalyze solute:Na+ symport. Known solutes for members of the family include sugars, amino acids, nucleosides, inositols, vitamins, urea or anions, depending on the system.), with product MSKETIILLIVGVYLLLTALWGIIAGGKQTSVSDYFLGSDKVPWWAVTFAIVAAETSTLTFISIPGLAYLTNLNFLQVTVGYLIGRIVVSYILLPRYFEGELTTAYSFLENRFGRKTRSYASIIFIFTRTAADGVRLFATAIPLKLMLDISYPAAILIIAGVTIIYTYTGGVKGVIWVDAFQMFVYLGGAVISIFFLISYLPEGLATFFTVAAEGNKLSVINLGFENGVAGFFSQPYTLIGGLIGGAFLSAASHGTDQLVVQRLLATKELKSGRKAIIGSGVIVIFQFAIFLILGVMLYAFYGAMEMKSDEIFPKFILEELPVYISGIIIAGLFAAAMSTLAGSMSSLASSTMFDLIIPYSKKQRDEKSALKLSRLLTIFWAGMLSLSAFFFMESPKAVVELALSIASFTYGGLLGTFLLGVFNKKAKQEDALAGFTAGIFIMITVITLKLAAWTWFTFIGVTATLLIGSFLQKLGEREK from the coding sequence ATGAGTAAAGAGACCATCATTCTTCTTATTGTCGGCGTGTACCTTTTGCTTACCGCGCTGTGGGGTATCATCGCGGGGGGCAAACAGACCAGTGTCAGTGATTATTTCCTCGGTTCGGATAAGGTGCCCTGGTGGGCGGTCACTTTTGCTATTGTTGCAGCGGAAACCAGTACCCTTACTTTTATCTCCATTCCGGGACTTGCCTATCTGACCAATCTTAATTTTCTGCAGGTGACCGTTGGCTATCTTATCGGAAGGATTGTGGTTTCATATATACTCCTCCCCCGCTATTTTGAAGGGGAGCTCACCACGGCGTATTCCTTTCTGGAAAACCGCTTTGGAAGAAAAACCCGTTCTTATGCTTCCATTATTTTTATTTTCACCCGCACAGCGGCTGATGGTGTCCGGCTCTTTGCAACGGCTATTCCTCTCAAACTGATGCTTGATATAAGCTACCCTGCCGCTATTCTGATCATCGCGGGGGTGACGATCATCTATACCTATACCGGAGGAGTCAAGGGAGTGATCTGGGTTGATGCATTCCAGATGTTCGTCTATCTTGGCGGTGCGGTTATTTCAATCTTTTTTCTTATAAGTTATCTCCCTGAGGGACTCGCAACGTTCTTTACTGTTGCGGCTGAAGGGAATAAACTCTCTGTTATAAATCTTGGTTTTGAAAACGGTGTGGCGGGATTTTTCAGCCAGCCCTACACGCTTATCGGGGGGCTGATTGGCGGAGCGTTCCTCTCCGCGGCTTCTCACGGAACGGATCAGCTTGTGGTGCAGCGTCTTCTTGCGACTAAAGAACTTAAGAGCGGGCGCAAGGCAATCATCGGCAGCGGCGTGATTGTGATCTTTCAGTTTGCCATCTTCCTCATTCTCGGCGTTATGCTGTATGCATTCTACGGAGCGATGGAGATGAAGTCCGATGAAATTTTTCCGAAGTTTATCCTTGAGGAACTGCCGGTATATATATCAGGCATCATTATAGCCGGGCTTTTTGCCGCTGCCATGTCCACTCTGGCTGGCTCAATGAGCTCGCTTGCCTCATCAACCATGTTTGATCTGATAATCCCCTATTCAAAAAAACAGCGGGATGAAAAAAGCGCTCTCAAACTCTCCCGCCTTCTTACGATATTCTGGGCGGGAATGCTCAGTTTGTCGGCATTCTTTTTTATGGAGTCCCCAAAAGCAGTGGTTGAACTTGCGCTCAGTATAGCATCATTCACCTATGGGGGTTTGCTCGGTACTTTTCTGCTGGGAGTGTTTAACAAAAAAGCAAAACAGGAAGACGCGCTTGCCGGATTTACCGCCGGTATATTCATTATGATCACCGTTATCACTCTTAAACTCGCCGCCTGGACCTGGTTCACCTTCATCGGAGTTACGGCAACCTTGCTGATAGGATCTTTCCTGCAGAAACTGGGAGAACGGGAAAAATAA
- a CDS encoding STAS domain-containing protein has protein sequence MNYTTAEDHGILTFTLFEKKLDTAISGLLKGEMTSAFAKSSAKGYILHLPDIESCDSSGLSALLVAKRLVQEKDGVLRIVTESSKILNLITITRLDAVLSVCSTTAQAREEIERSL, from the coding sequence ATGAACTATACAACTGCTGAAGATCACGGAATTCTTACGTTCACCCTTTTTGAAAAAAAACTTGATACGGCAATTTCCGGTCTGCTGAAAGGTGAAATGACGTCAGCTTTCGCAAAAAGCTCCGCGAAAGGATATATACTCCACCTGCCGGATATTGAAAGCTGCGACAGCTCCGGCCTCAGCGCCCTGCTGGTTGCAAAGCGGCTGGTGCAGGAGAAAGACGGCGTACTCAGGATTGTTACGGAGTCATCAAAGATTCTTAATCTGATAACCATTACCCGGCTTGATGCGGTTCTCTCGGTGTGCAGTACTACGGCTCAGGCAAGGGAGGAGATAGAAAGATCCTTATGA
- the ligA gene encoding NAD-dependent DNA ligase LigA has translation MAGKNIVSRAEELRRLIAEHDHAYYVLARPRVSDYEYDMLLKELEQIEQQHPELITSDSPTQRVGKDLTKTFNEIPHVYPMLSLANTYDESELRDFDRRVREGLGQEEPVEYVVEYKIDGVSINLCYKAGLLSYAATRGDGTTGEEVTANVKTLRSVPVKFREYPLKGYDLSDIHIRGEIYMETGDFRQLNDERAAKGEKLFANPRNFAAGTIKMQDPKIVASRPLKIFVYYLLAKEGTIKTHSEGLDILKRLGMRVNDAHQVCTGIDKVIEVCRRFEENRDSLPYEIDGAVIKVNSLQAQRTLGSIAKSPRWAVAFKFKAKQEKTLLKKITWQVGRTGALTPVAELEPVFLAGSTISRATLHNMDEIRRKDIREGDTVIIEKGGDVIPKVVAVADPDRKGRSAEMGVPVACPECGSSLYKPEEEVTWYCENSDCPAQIKGKLEHFASRGAMDIEGLGESLIDIFVDRGFIRTPADIYALHGRREELIQLERFGKKSVDNLLDAIEASKEIPFHKVLFALGIRYVGAGAAKKLADHFGSVEALMQAKEEEISAVHEIGKSISSSVVNYFREAHNLEIIKRLRSAGLRFEGKKETAVKEFFAGKTFVLTGSLEKFSRDDAAAQIEKAGGKVSSSVSKKTDYVVAGESAGSKLQKAKDLGVAILSEEEFIQRLSE, from the coding sequence ATGGCAGGAAAGAACATCGTCAGCCGCGCTGAAGAGCTCCGCCGTCTGATAGCTGAGCATGACCATGCATACTATGTTCTGGCCCGTCCCCGCGTCAGCGATTATGAGTATGATATGCTGCTTAAGGAGCTTGAGCAGATTGAACAGCAGCATCCCGAACTGATCACTTCTGATTCACCGACACAACGTGTCGGAAAAGATCTTACAAAAACATTCAACGAGATTCCCCACGTTTATCCGATGCTCAGTCTTGCAAACACCTATGACGAGAGCGAACTGCGCGATTTTGACAGAAGAGTGAGGGAAGGCCTTGGTCAGGAAGAACCTGTTGAATATGTGGTGGAATATAAAATTGACGGCGTTAGTATCAATCTTTGTTATAAAGCCGGATTGCTTTCCTACGCAGCCACACGGGGAGACGGCACAACCGGCGAGGAAGTAACTGCAAATGTGAAAACCCTCCGCTCGGTTCCGGTTAAATTCAGGGAGTATCCGCTGAAAGGATATGACCTGAGCGACATCCATATCCGGGGAGAGATATATATGGAGACGGGGGACTTCCGTCAGCTGAATGATGAGCGGGCGGCTAAAGGAGAAAAACTTTTTGCCAATCCCCGCAACTTTGCAGCCGGCACCATAAAGATGCAGGACCCCAAAATAGTTGCTTCCAGGCCGTTAAAGATTTTTGTTTATTACCTCCTGGCTAAGGAGGGCACCATCAAAACACACTCAGAAGGGCTTGATATACTGAAGCGGCTTGGCATGCGGGTTAATGATGCACATCAGGTTTGCACTGGCATTGATAAAGTTATTGAGGTCTGCCGCCGGTTTGAAGAGAACAGAGACTCCCTTCCCTATGAGATTGACGGTGCGGTGATTAAAGTGAATTCACTGCAGGCCCAGCGCACACTTGGCAGCATTGCAAAATCCCCCCGCTGGGCAGTTGCATTTAAGTTTAAGGCAAAGCAGGAAAAAACGCTCCTGAAAAAAATCACCTGGCAGGTGGGAAGAACAGGCGCGCTGACTCCCGTTGCTGAACTTGAACCGGTTTTTCTTGCCGGCTCAACCATCAGCCGCGCAACGCTGCACAATATGGATGAAATCAGGCGGAAGGATATACGGGAAGGGGATACCGTGATCATCGAAAAAGGAGGGGATGTTATTCCGAAAGTGGTTGCTGTTGCTGATCCTGACCGTAAGGGAAGATCTGCCGAAATGGGAGTGCCTGTTGCATGTCCTGAATGCGGCTCTTCGTTATATAAACCGGAAGAGGAAGTAACCTGGTACTGCGAAAACAGTGACTGCCCCGCGCAGATCAAAGGAAAACTTGAACACTTCGCTTCGAGGGGAGCAATGGATATCGAAGGACTGGGCGAATCACTCATTGATATCTTTGTTGACCGGGGCTTTATCCGCACCCCCGCTGATATATATGCCCTGCACGGCCGCAGGGAAGAACTGATACAACTTGAGCGTTTCGGTAAAAAAAGCGTTGATAATCTGCTTGACGCAATTGAAGCATCCAAGGAAATCCCATTCCATAAAGTGTTGTTCGCGCTCGGTATCCGCTATGTGGGCGCCGGGGCAGCTAAAAAACTTGCCGATCATTTTGGCTCGGTTGAAGCGCTAATGCAGGCAAAAGAAGAAGAGATTTCTGCCGTTCATGAAATAGGAAAAAGCATCAGTTCAAGCGTGGTGAATTATTTCCGCGAAGCACATAATCTTGAAATTATTAAACGGCTCCGCTCAGCGGGGCTGCGCTTTGAAGGGAAAAAGGAAACGGCCGTCAAAGAATTTTTTGCCGGCAAAACGTTTGTACTGACCGGGTCTCTCGAAAAATTTTCACGCGATGATGCTGCTGCGCAGATTGAAAAAGCGGGGGGCAAGGTAAGTTCATCTGTCAGCAAAAAAACGGATTATGTCGTCGCTGGTGAAAGTGCCGGTTCAAAACTCCAGAAAGCAAAGGATCTGGGAGTAGCAATACTGAGCGAAGAAGAATTTATTCAGCGGCTGAGTGAATGA